In Streptomyces sclerotialus, the DNA window GTCGAGGGCAAGAGAGACGTCGAGGGCAAGAGAGACGTCGAGGACGCCGTGCACCGCTCCCGTACGGGCCGGCCGGTCATCGACTGGCCGGGCGCGCTCGCCGTCTTCGTCTGCGGCGGGCTGCTGCTCACCGCACTCGTCCAGGGCGGCGTGGCCTGGCCCTGGTTCTCCACGCCCTCGCTGCTCCTGCTGGGCGGCAGCGCCCTGTGCGCGGCCGTCACCGTACTGATCGAACGCCGCGCCGCCGAACCGATCATCCCGGGCTGGGTCTGGCGCCGCCGCACCATCTCCGCCGTCAACCTGGCGCTCGGCGCCCTCGGCCTGCTGATGGTCGCCCCGACGGTCTTCCTGCCCACGTACGCCCAGGCCGTGCTGGGCCTCGGCCCGATCGCGGCCGGCTTCGTGCTGTCCACCATGACGCTGAGCTGGCCGATAGCGGCCGCGCTCAGCAGCCACGTCTACAACCGCTTCGGCATCCGCACCTGCGCGCTGCTCGGCATGAGCGCGGCCACGCTGGTGCTGCTGGCCTTCCCGCAGCTGCCGTACCCCGGTGCGGCCTGGCAGCCGGCCCTGCTGATGCTCGCGCTGGGAGCGGCGCTCGGACTGTTCCAGCTGCCGCTGATCATCGGTGTGCAGTCCTCCGTCGGATACGCCGAACGCGGGACCGCCACCGCCTCGATCCTCTTCTGCCGCCAGGTCGGCCAGTCCGTCGGGGCCGCGCTCTTCGGAGCCGTCGCCAACGCCACCTTGGCCGGGCAGCTGGCCGACGCGCCCGCCGGCATCCGCGCCGGGCTGCCGGACGGCCTGGACGCCGTCTCCAGGGCGCTGGAACACGCCGGCACGCTCACCGAGCGCGTCGCCGACCACCTGCGCCGCGCCGTCGACGTCACCGTCGAGCACGTCTACTACGGCGCCGCCGTCGCCGGACTGCTCGCCCTGGCCGCGCTGCTCTTCGCTCCCCGCCGCTTCCCCGTCCACGGTGACCTGCGGGACGGGGCGGAGGGCGCGCCCGCCGAGAAGGGCTGAGAGCCCGGCCGCCGGCTCGGGGAGCGGCGGCTCAGTTCTCCGTGGCCGGCAGCCGGGTTTCGAGCGTGTCCTCCTCGTCCGGGTCGACGCCGTGCCTGGCGGGTGTCCCTTCGGGGGCGGGGGGTCTCGTCCTCGTAGGCAGCCGCCGCTCCGCCCGAAGGCGCCGTTTCACCCGAAGGCACCTCTTCGTACGTGCGCGGCTCCTCGGACGCGTGCGCTTCCTCGTACGCGTGCGCCTCCTCGGACGGGGCCTCCTGGAGCTCTTCGGTGTGCTCGCGCACGTCCTCGGCGCCGTCCGCCGCCACGTCGTACACGTGGCCGGAATCCTGCGCGTCCGCCGTGCCGCCGGCGTCGGCCCGCTCCTGCTCCGCCTGCTCCTGTTCCGCCGGTTCCTGCTCCACCGCGTCCGGGTCCTTGCCCATCAGGGTGGCCAGGCTGCTGCGTACATGGGCCATGTGGGAGCGCAGTTCCTCGCGGCGCTCCTCGTGCTCGCGCAGCACGCGCTCCGTGGCACGTTCGACGCGGGCGGCCTCTGCCTCGGCCTGCGCGATCAGGTCGGCGCCACGGGCGGCGGCCTCCTCGTCGATGTCGCGCGCGGTCTCCTCCATCTTGGCGTAGTAGCGCTGCGCCTCCGCGATGCGCGCCTCGCCACGCTCCTCCAGGGCGGCGATCCGCTGCTGCATGTCCGCTTCCTGTGCGGCCATCTCCTGTTCGGCCGCCGCCCACTTGCCGGCCTGGTCGTTCTCCTGCTCCTCCAGGACCTCGGCGGTGCGCCGCCGCATCTCGCGCAGCGACTCCTCCGCCTGCCGGCGCAGGTCCTCGGCCTCCTGGGCGGCCTCGGCCACCGTGGTGCGGGCCTCGGCCTCCGCGGCCTCCAGGGCGCGCGCCACGGCGTCCTCGGTGTCCTGGCGCAGCTCCAGGCTGTAGGTGTCGGCGGCGTCACCCTGCTCCTGCGCGTAGTCCGCCGCCTCCTGCTGCATGTGTTCGGCGGCCTCCGCCGCTTCGGTACGCAGCCGCTCCGCCTCGGACTCCGCCGTGGTCAGGATCAGCCGGGCCTGCTCACCCAGCGATTCGTACGTCTGGGGCGGCAGCTGGGCGAGGTACTCGCGCAGCCGCTCCAGCTCCGCGGTCATCTCGTTGGCCAGCACGGTGAGCCGGGCCGCCCGCTCCCAGCAGGAGTCGCGGTCCACGGAGAGCCCTTCGACCCTGCGGTCCACGTCCTCCGGACGGTAACCACGCCCTCGTACGACCTCGAACCCGTGAGGCGACACCGATGCACTCATCCCTCAAAGCCCCTCTCCGACAGCGACGTGGTCCGGCGCACATCTTTGTTGATCCGTCCGAAGCACCCATAACGCGACACTCCGCACCTATTCCTGCCCAAGGATGCGTTACTTTTCGCCAGAAGCCGGAATCGGCTCGTCGGCGCGCACGGCTCGGAACAGCTGCCGCGCTCTCTTCTCGTCCCACACGAGCACGTCACCCGCCCCGGCGACCTGCTCGCCGGAACCGGTCACGGGCACCGTCGTGGCCTTGCCCGAGCCGTCCGCCACCTGCTTCATCGACAGTCCCATCTGCGTCAGGTCCACCACGCCCGTACGGCTGTCCACCCGGAGCGCCGCCAGCGCCGCGTCCAGCGCGGGCACCACCCGGAACGGGTTGAGCAGCACCCCGGGGCCGAGCATCTTCCCGGCCACCGCACTGATCAGTGCCCGCTGCCGCTGCACGCGTCCCAGATCGCCCCGGGGATCGCTGTAACGGGCCCGTGCGTACGCCAGCGCCCGTACGCCGTCCGTCCGCGAGCAGCCCGCGGGGAAGTCCGCGCCCGACTTCTCGTCCTTCAGCGGCGCGTCCAGGCACAGCCGTACCCCGCCGAGCGCGTCCACGACCTGGACCAGGCCGAGGAAGTCGACCTCGGCGTAGTGGTCAACGCGCAGGCCTGTCGCCTGTTCGACGGTGCGCGAGAGCAGCTTCGCGCCGCCGATCCCGTACGCCGCGTTGATCTTGTTCTTGCCGTGCCCCGGCACCTCGACATAGCTGTCCCGCGGCAGGCTCACCAGATACGGGCCGCTGTCCCCGTAGTGCAGCAGCATCACCGTATCGGTGTTGCGCCCCGCGTCATGGCCCACGTGCAGCTCCTGCTGCTGCCCAGGGGACAGATCGCGCCGACTGTCGGAACCGACCAGCAGCCAGTTCGTGCCCTTGCCCGAGGACGGCCGCCCCGAATAGCCGCTCAGCGCGTCCATCTGGCGCAGCTGTCCGCCCGCCCAGAAGAACAGCGCGACGGCCAGCGCCAGGGCCAGCAGCACCAGCACCGTCACCAGCAGCGCGATCCGCCGTGGCCACGACCATCTGCGGCGCCGCCGCTCACGCCCCCCGCGGTACGGCGTCGACGAACTCGGCGGCGGCAGCGGTGGTGGGGCCATACCGGCATGATCGTGGCGCCCGCCCTGCCGCGCAGGTCGAGCGCCACGTATGACACGTCGTCACCGCCGTTCGGGGGACACTCCCCGGCGGCGGGACCGGTGCGTACCGGCTACAGCAGGCCGTCCCACATCTGCTCCAGCAGGACCGACCACCAGGTCTCCGGCGAGCCGAGCGCCGCCGGGTCCAGCGACGCCAGCTGCACCTGGAAGTCCGTGGTCCAGCGGCCCGCCTGCTCCGGGTTCAGCCCGTACCGCAGCCGCCACATCCGGCCCAGCATCGCCATGCAGCGGACGAACTCGGGCAGGCCGGTGTTCACGAACTGCGGCGCCGCCGCCTGCCCGTCGGGACCGTCCCCCCTTGCCTTGAGGGCATGGGAGGTACCCCCACCCAAGGGCACCGCCACGATGTGCGCCGTGCCGTACTGCACGCACAGCTGGCGGCCGAAGTCCGTACCCATCACCAGGTACGAGCCCGCGTCCGGGGCCGGCTGCACGCCCCGCTCCTGGGCCAGCTCGGCCAGCGTCGGCACCGGACGGCCCGGCTGCGCCTGGCCCCAGAAGAACGGGCCGAAATCGACCGGCACGCCCGCCCACACCAGGGTCTGCGCCACCACGTCGGGCACGCCCTGCCGGGAGACCGCGCGCTGGTCGAAGCGGAACACGCCCTGCGGACCGAACGCCTGCTCCAGCTCCTGGCCGATCGCCTGCGGCGGGACCGGCGGCGCGAGCTGGACCTGCGACGGGTGCGGCAGCGGGACGCGTACCGGGGCCGGGCGCGCCGGGCCGTCCGCCACCTGGTGCAGCTCGCCCTGGTGCTCGACCAGATGACGTACGCCCTGCTGCCGCGAGGCGTGGTCGTGGCCGTACGCGGCGGTGTGGCTGATCCGCACCTGCGGCCAGGTCTCCCGGATCATCCGGGCGCAGTAACCGCCCGGCAGATCGCAGGACTCCAGCTCGGTGTGGAGCTCCAGCACCTGCTGCGGCGGCACGTTCAGGCCGCGCAGCTCGTGCAGGATCTGCCACTCCGGATGCGGCGTACCGGGCGCCGAGCGCCGGATGATCTGCTGCTCGGAGCCGTCCGGCGCGCGGTAGCGCAGCACGGCCATGTAGCCGGGGCCGACGGTCGGCTGACCGCTCGGCGCCTGCGGATAGCCGTACCCGGGTGCGCCGGGCTGCTGCCCCATGGGAGGCGCGGGCGGCGGCATACCGGGGCCCGCGGGCGGCGCTCCGGGGCCGGCGGGCGGCACACCGGGGCCGGGCGGCGGCGTACCGGGGCCCGCCAGCATCGTGGCGGCCGCGTGCACGCCACCACCGGGCGCGCCGGGCCCGGCGGGGACGGCCGGAGGCGGCGTACCGGGGGCGGCGGGCGGCGGCGGAGGCGTACCGGGGCCGGCCGCGCCGGGCGTACCGGGCGGCGAGGGAGGCGGCGGCGCGTCACCACCGGTCTTGGCTGCGCCCGTGTTGCCGGGCAGCGACGAGCCGTCGGCCAGCATCGTGGCGGCCGCGTGCACACCGCCGCCGGGCGCGCCAGGAGCACCGGGAGCGCTGGGAGCGCCAGGGGCACCGGGAGCCGCGGGGGCACCGGGCGGCGGCGTCCGCGAGCTGTCCGCCGCGTCCGGGGCGCCCGAGGGCCCGCCCGCACTCGGGTCCAGCTGGGACACCATCTGCGTCGGTACGTAGCCGC includes these proteins:
- a CDS encoding MFS transporter, whose product is MLCMALAALDSTIIATAVPQIVGDLGGFSVFSWLFSGYLLAVTVTLPVYGKLSDTFGRKPVLVTGIVIFVVGSLLCAGAWNMASLIAFRILQGLGGGALQGTVQTIAADLYPMKERPRIQARLSTVWATSSVAGPALGGLLAAYADWRWIFLVNLPVGALALWLVLRHFFEDKRGFEDRRGVEGKRDVEGKRDVEDAVHRSRTGRPVIDWPGALAVFVCGGLLLTALVQGGVAWPWFSTPSLLLLGGSALCAAVTVLIERRAAEPIIPGWVWRRRTISAVNLALGALGLLMVAPTVFLPTYAQAVLGLGPIAAGFVLSTMTLSWPIAAALSSHVYNRFGIRTCALLGMSAATLVLLAFPQLPYPGAAWQPALLMLALGAALGLFQLPLIIGVQSSVGYAERGTATASILFCRQVGQSVGAALFGAVANATLAGQLADAPAGIRAGLPDGLDAVSRALEHAGTLTERVADHLRRAVDVTVEHVYYGAAVAGLLALAALLFAPRRFPVHGDLRDGAEGAPAEKG
- a CDS encoding LCP family protein, yielding MAPPPLPPPSSSTPYRGGRERRRRRWSWPRRIALLVTVLVLLALALAVALFFWAGGQLRQMDALSGYSGRPSSGKGTNWLLVGSDSRRDLSPGQQQELHVGHDAGRNTDTVMLLHYGDSGPYLVSLPRDSYVEVPGHGKNKINAAYGIGGAKLLSRTVEQATGLRVDHYAEVDFLGLVQVVDALGGVRLCLDAPLKDEKSGADFPAGCSRTDGVRALAYARARYSDPRGDLGRVQRQRALISAVAGKMLGPGVLLNPFRVVPALDAALAALRVDSRTGVVDLTQMGLSMKQVADGSGKATTVPVTGSGEQVAGAGDVLVWDEKRARQLFRAVRADEPIPASGEK
- a CDS encoding SUKH-4 family immunity protein, encoding MVTFAQAQERAERWVNGEVLAYQQREVRVREFDLGFVAWAEDREGGPVVDGGRQRLVIARDSGETTLWPGLPVGEVIRRYEEEYGSVPDAAPAPEVPPQRIDLEQTSFLLTPPEWLQEAADAIGIPDRRTDPEREPEGAQPSDAEPAAAPPAAAEAAAEPPAEPAAPSAAAEPAEPAEPAEAAAAPPAAPAPPARPSAAPAVPPAAASAPQPVAEEEPVAEDEPAPAEAGAPSPGTSAASSWEGTDITADDDGDDRSVGLPATVFAPQLEIEEDAGTGQPSVRPEAKTELLPGGSNLPPTAVAPALDDPGAAAPGPAPASPPTLSHLPPPSGPPVTHLPPPPGAAAAPGTSAPPPAAPGTPPPPPAPATPPPPGAPGAGRPSAAEIADEAADKAEVRPAAPATPPPAAPGGPAGGYVPTQMVSQLDPSAGGPSGAPDAADSSRTPPPGAPAAPGAPGAPSAPGAPGAPGGGVHAAATMLADGSSLPGNTGAAKTGGDAPPPPSPPGTPGAAGPGTPPPPPAAPGTPPPAVPAGPGAPGGGVHAAATMLAGPGTPPPGPGVPPAGPGAPPAGPGMPPPAPPMGQQPGAPGYGYPQAPSGQPTVGPGYMAVLRYRAPDGSEQQIIRRSAPGTPHPEWQILHELRGLNVPPQQVLELHTELESCDLPGGYCARMIRETWPQVRISHTAAYGHDHASRQQGVRHLVEHQGELHQVADGPARPAPVRVPLPHPSQVQLAPPVPPQAIGQELEQAFGPQGVFRFDQRAVSRQGVPDVVAQTLVWAGVPVDFGPFFWGQAQPGRPVPTLAELAQERGVQPAPDAGSYLVMGTDFGRQLCVQYGTAHIVAVPLGGGTSHALKARGDGPDGQAAAPQFVNTGLPEFVRCMAMLGRMWRLRYGLNPEQAGRWTTDFQVQLASLDPAALGSPETWWSVLLEQMWDGLL